TCACGCTGGAGGGTGCGCAGGCCGGACTGAGCTGGATCACGATCCTGAAGAAGCGCGAGAATTACCGCAAGGCATTCGACGGATTTCACCCTGCCCGTATCGCCCGCTATGATGCGAAGAAGGTACGCACGTTGCTTGCCAATGAAGGGATCGTGCGGAACCGCCTGAAGATCGCATCCACGATCAGCAATGCCGCAGGCGTTCCTCGAGATCCAGAAAGAGTTCGGCAGCTTCGACAGATATATCTGGAGTTTCGTCGGCGGGAAACCACAACTGAAACCACCGCAAGTCGTTACGGGACATCCCCGCACGCACAGAGGTATCGGATGCGATGAGCAAGGACCTCAAGAAGCGCGGCTTCCGCTTCGTGGGTTCGACGATCTGTTACGCATTCATGCAGGCCGTGGGGATGGTGAACGACCATACCTCCGGTTGTTTCCGTTACGGCAAGGCACGCTAACGTGGCCCTCTCTCCGTCCGCGAAGCACAGGCTGTTCGGGGCCATCCTCGTTCTGACGCCCGTGATCTTCCTCCTTCTCGCCGAAGGGGCGCTCAGGTTCTTTTCCGTGGGCGCGGATCTCCGCCTCGTGCAGAGAACCGTCGTGCGCGGACCGAATACTCTGCGATCGCCAAGGCGTTGCCCTATTCGTTCCAGCCTCTTGTCCGCCGCGCCGACGCCTTCGCGGCCGAAGGCAGGATCGCCGATGCCGTAACCGGGTATCGTCAGAGTATCCGGGTCGAGGAGAACCCGTACGCCTACATGAAGCTCGGCGTGATCCTGTTGCGGGGGGGCGCGCGCCGCTGCGGAACTCGAGCGTGGCTTCGCCGTTGATGCCTCCCTGGGCGGGGCACTGACGACAGGTGAAGCGGCATACGGCCGCTCACTGCTCGCCTATGCCTATGCCCGCAGCGGACGGTACCCGGAAGCAAAAGAGCAGGCCCGCAAGGCGCTTGCGCTGCAACCCGGACAACGTGAAGCCGCGGAGCTTCTCCGCCGGCTGCCCTAGCAGTGTCACTTTCGCACCATCACGAGGCGAACTCCCGCCGTTCCTGATCCATCACGCAACCCGGAGCATTCCCTATGGCCGGCGTCCACCTTGCCGCGATCGACTACATCATCCTCGCCATCTATTTCCTGTTCGTCATCGGGATCGGATGGGTACTGAAGGCAGGCATCAGAACAAGCAGCGACTTCTTCCTGTCCGGAAAGTCGTTGCCCGCGTGGGTGACCGGCCTCGCGTTCCTCTCTGCCAACCTCGGTGCACAGGAGGTCATCGGCATGGGGGCGTCGGGTGCGAAATACGGACTGATGACCGCACACTTTTACTGGGAGCGATCCCCGCGATGGTGTTCGTCGGGATATGGATGATGCCCTTCTATTATAATGCCCGCGTCCGGTCCGTCCCCGAATACCTGAAACTCCGCTTCGACGAGAAGACACGCGGATTCAACGCCATCTCCTTCGCCCTTATGACGGTCTTTTCGTCGGGCATCTCCATGTATGCTCTCGCAAAACTCTTGGGGATCCTCCTCGGCTGGGATTTCAATCTCTCCATCCTCATCTCGGCGGCGATCGTCCTTGCCTACATCTTCATGGGCGGCCTGACATCCGCCATTTACAACGAGGTCCTCCAGTTCTTTCTGATCGTCGCCGGATTCGTGCCGCTTGTGTACCTCGGGCTCCGCGACGCTGGTGGCTGGAGCGGGGTACAGGCACGGCTCGCCGGGGTGGCAACGTCACACGGGTTCCAGGCGGACGCATGGACGCGGACATGGGGTATCATGGGCTCGGCCGCTGAGAACCCCATGGGGGTGGAGTGGTTCGGCATGGGCTTCGGACTCGTTTTCGTCCTGGGGTTCGGCTACTGGTGCACCGACTTCCTCGTCGTACAGCGCGCCATGGCCGCCCGCTCGCTCACCGATGCCCGCCGCACGCCCTTGATCGCTGCCATCCCCAAGATGATGTTCCCCTTGCTGGTGATCCTCCCGGGCATGATCGCGATCGCACTCACCCATCAGGCGGGTGTGTCGGGATTCGCACTCCCGGCAAAGGACGGCAGCTACGACTATGATCTGGCAGTGCCGATGATGCTGACGCACTACCTCCCGTCCGGCGTTCTCGGGCTCGGCCTGACCGCGCTCATGGCTTCGTTCATGTCCGGCATGGCGGGAAACGTGACGGCGTTCAATACTGTCTGGACCTACGATATCTATCAGAGCTATATCAGTCCCGGACGCTCCGACAAGCACTACCTCACGGTGGGGCATCTGGCCACGGTGTTCGGGACACTGTTCAGTGTCGCGGCGGCGTATGTCACCGCGCAGTTCAACAACATCATGGATATGCTGCAGCTCGTCTTCGCGTTCGTGAATGCCCCGCTCTTCGCCGTGTTCCTTCTCGGCATGTTCTGGCGAAGGGCAACGGGACATGGAGCATTTTACGGGCTCGTCCTGGGAACGGCCGCGGCGGCGATCCACCATGGACTCACCATTCCGGTTGGCGCGACGACGCCGATCAAGGGAGGATGGCTCGGGTCCATCCTTCACACATATCCAAGCGAGATGGCCCAGAACTTCTGGACCGCTATCGCGGCCTGGGGGGTCTGCTTCCTCATGACCATCCTGATCTCGTTCGGTACGCGGCGCGAGCGGACGGATGACGAATTGCGTGGACTCGTCTATGCGTTGACCCCGCACATGAAGGAAGAAGGCCTCCCGTGGTACAAGGAACCTTCAACCCTCGGGTGGGCTGTCCTCGCGGCCGGGATGGCGTGCTATCTGGTATTCTGGTAAGAAAAAGGGAACACACACATGCGACTCGACATCCGGATCCCCATCGGCCTCCTCTTCAGCATCCTGGGGGGCATCCTGACCCTGTACGGAGCGTTCACAGACGACGCGCTGTATCAACGCTCCCTCGGGGTGAACATCAACTTCTGGTGGGGGCTCGCACTCCTGATCTTCGGCGGGTTCATGCTTGCCCTTGCCCGCCGTTCCGCACGTAACAGCACAAGGACCACGTGATGACACGCCCGATACTTCTTCTTCTCACCCTGGTTGCTCTCGGCACGACCATCCTGCATGCATCGGACCCCACACCCGCGCGTCCCGTTCCCGGATCGGTCCAGGGCGTCACCCGGTGCCGCGTCTCTCTCAACGGCACGTGGGAGTTCTCCCTTGCGCCGCCCGACTCCTTCTGGTCGGCCCCTCCCGGGACGGCGGACTGGTCACCGATCCACGTTCCCGGCGAGTGCCAGATGCAGGGATTCATGATCGAGCATGACCGCGAATACGCGTACCGCAGGGTCATCGAGATACCCCAGGACTTCACCGGCAAGAGTATTG
The nucleotide sequence above comes from Ignavibacteriota bacterium. Encoded proteins:
- a CDS encoding tetratricopeptide repeat protein, encoding MGGALTTGEAAYGRSLLAYAYARSGRYPEAKEQARKALALQPGQREAAELLRRLP